In a genomic window of Campylobacter concisus:
- a CDS encoding NADH-quinone oxidoreductase subunit I yields the protein MSVKITDICISCGSCIDECPVSAIVDDSDNPTGADAYYVYSNKCVECVGYNDEPACASACPTDGCIVWDAVVAGQPSRDQIGADARNGSIPVIQ from the coding sequence ATGTCTGTAAAAATAACTGATATATGCATAAGCTGTGGTTCATGTATTGATGAATGCCCAGTTTCAGCCATCGTTGATGATAGCGACAACCCAACTGGAGCAGACGCATACTATGTTTATTCAAATAAATGTGTTGAATGTGTAGGCTATAACGATGAGCCAGCCTGTGCATCCGCCTGTCCAACTGACGGTTGTATCGTATGGGACGCTGTTGTAGCAGGACAACCTTCTCGCGATCAAATCGGTGCTGATGCACGTAATGGCTCTATTCCAGTTATTCAATAA
- the ndk gene encoding nucleoside-diphosphate kinase, with protein MQRTLSIIKPDAVKKNVVGKIIDRFESNGLRIAAAKKIQLSKCDAKAFYAVHKDRPFYNDLVEFMISGPVVVMVLEGDNAVAKNRELMGATNPKEAAPGTIRADFADSIDANAVHGSDSLENAVNEINFFFASREIC; from the coding sequence ATGCAAAGAACACTTTCTATTATTAAGCCTGATGCTGTTAAGAAAAATGTTGTTGGAAAAATTATAGATAGATTTGAAAGTAACGGCTTAAGAATCGCAGCTGCAAAGAAAATCCAACTTAGCAAATGCGATGCAAAAGCATTTTATGCAGTTCATAAAGATAGACCTTTCTACAACGATCTAGTCGAATTTATGATAAGCGGGCCAGTTGTGGTTATGGTTTTAGAGGGCGACAATGCAGTTGCTAAAAACCGCGAGCTAATGGGTGCAACTAACCCAAAAGAAGCAGCTCCTGGCACTATAAGAGCTGATTTTGCTGATAGCATTGATGCAAATGCGGTTCACGGAAGTGATAGTCTAGAAAATGCTGTGAATGAAATAAATTTCTTCTTTGCTTCAAGAGAAATTTGCTAA
- the rpmF gene encoding 50S ribosomal protein L32, which translates to MAVPKRRVSHSRAAKRRTHYKVTLPVPVKDKDGSWKMPHRINKTTGEY; encoded by the coding sequence ATGGCAGTACCAAAGCGAAGAGTGAGTCATTCTCGTGCAGCAAAACGTAGAACACATTATAAAGTTACACTTCCAGTACCTGTAAAAGACAAAGATGGTTCTTGGAAAATGCCTCACCGCATAAACAAAACTACAGGTGAATATTAA
- the plsX gene encoding phosphate acyltransferase PlsX, with translation MIRIAIDAMGGDFGADPIISGVIDALKETEFKAVLVGDSNVIKPLIPQSYLKNIEFLEASEVISMADGATDALKRKDSTIYKAIELLKNKEVDALVSAGHSGATMSLATLRIGRLKNISRPAIATLMPNSKESATLVLDVGANVDCRSEHLFQFAIMGEAYAKEILGRKEPKVGLLSNGEEESKGNEVSKEAFKLVSRLDSFVGNAEGNQIFDGSIDVMVCDGFMGNILLKTSEGVADAIGKIIKKQIKKSPLAIAGSVLMRKVFKTLKKQVSYDEYGGAPLLGVNGCVIISHGKSNSKAIKNAIFQAIKFANSNINKVIEEELSHFAR, from the coding sequence ATGATTCGCATTGCTATCGATGCTATGGGTGGTGATTTTGGTGCAGATCCTATAATATCTGGTGTTATTGATGCACTAAAAGAGACAGAATTTAAAGCTGTATTAGTTGGCGATAGCAATGTCATCAAACCACTCATTCCACAATCTTATTTAAAAAATATCGAATTTTTAGAAGCTAGCGAAGTTATCTCGATGGCAGATGGTGCGACTGATGCACTTAAGAGAAAAGATAGTACGATCTACAAAGCAATTGAACTCTTAAAAAATAAGGAAGTTGATGCTTTAGTTTCTGCCGGTCATAGCGGTGCAACTATGAGTTTAGCTACCCTAAGAATTGGTAGACTAAAAAATATTTCTCGTCCAGCAATTGCAACACTTATGCCAAATTCAAAAGAATCTGCGACTTTAGTTTTAGATGTTGGTGCAAATGTTGATTGTAGAAGCGAGCATTTGTTTCAATTTGCCATAATGGGTGAGGCCTATGCAAAAGAAATTTTAGGTAGAAAAGAGCCAAAAGTTGGTCTTTTATCAAATGGCGAAGAAGAGAGCAAAGGCAATGAAGTTAGCAAAGAAGCCTTTAAATTAGTTTCTAGGCTTGATAGCTTTGTTGGTAATGCAGAAGGCAACCAAATTTTTGATGGTAGTATCGATGTAATGGTTTGTGATGGTTTTATGGGAAATATTCTTTTAAAAACTAGCGAAGGCGTTGCAGACGCTATAGGTAAAATTATCAAAAAACAAATTAAAAAATCACCTCTTGCTATAGCTGGCTCTGTACTCATGAGAAAAGTTTTTAAGACACTTAAAAAGCAGGTTAGCTATGACGAATATGGCGGTGCACCACTTCTTGGTGTAAATGGTTGTGTTATCATAAGTCACGGCAAAAGCAATTCAAAAGCTATAAAGAATGCAATTTTTCAAGCAATAAAATTTGCTAATTCAAACATAAATAAAGTTATCGAAGAAGAACTTTCGCACTTTGCAAGGTAA
- a CDS encoding beta-ketoacyl-ACP synthase III: protein MPKASLISIASYIPEKILTNFDFEKMVETSDEWIVKRTGIEQRHIATNETTSGLGTKAGELAIKRSGLDKSQIDAIICATISPDHLCMPSTACKIAANLGLNYGVTAFDISAACTGFIYLLELANSLIVSGAKKNVLIIGAEKLSSIVDYTDRSTCILFGDGAGAAVISSSNGNEIIDIHTASDGKQAELLITPGCGSVFPASEETLKNRLNFIHMSGNEVFKIAVQTLSKSVIEILHANKMQSEDIDFFIPHQANIRIIDAVKNRLNFKDEQCVLTVAKYGNTSSASIPMAINDAYEDGRIKNGSVLLLDAFGGGFTWGSAILKFGGKNFSDLQ from the coding sequence ATGCCAAAAGCTTCACTGATTTCTATCGCTTCTTATATTCCAGAAAAAATTCTAACAAATTTTGACTTTGAAAAAATGGTTGAAACAAGTGATGAATGGATAGTAAAGCGAACAGGTATCGAGCAAAGGCATATTGCAACTAACGAAACAACAAGTGGCCTTGGTACAAAGGCTGGTGAATTAGCCATAAAACGCTCAGGACTTGATAAATCTCAAATAGATGCAATCATCTGTGCCACAATATCTCCAGATCATCTTTGTATGCCTTCTACTGCTTGCAAAATAGCTGCAAATTTGGGTTTAAACTATGGAGTTACAGCATTTGATATAAGTGCGGCTTGTACCGGTTTTATTTATCTTTTAGAACTTGCAAATTCTCTCATTGTTAGCGGTGCCAAAAAGAATGTTTTAATCATTGGGGCCGAAAAATTAAGCTCTATTGTTGACTATACAGATAGAAGCACTTGTATATTATTTGGTGATGGAGCAGGTGCAGCTGTAATTAGTAGTAGTAATGGTAATGAGATCATCGATATCCATACAGCAAGTGACGGCAAACAAGCTGAACTTTTAATAACTCCAGGATGTGGGAGTGTATTTCCAGCTAGCGAGGAAACACTAAAAAATAGGTTAAATTTTATCCATATGAGTGGAAATGAAGTTTTTAAAATAGCAGTTCAAACACTTAGCAAAAGCGTAATAGAAATTTTACATGCAAATAAAATGCAAAGCGAAGATATTGATTTTTTTATACCTCATCAAGCAAATATAAGAATAATAGATGCAGTAAAAAATAGATTAAATTTTAAAGATGAGCAGTGTGTCTTGACTGTTGCTAAATATGGCAATACAAGCTCCGCTTCAATTCCGATGGCTATAAATGATGCCTATGAAGACGGCCGTATCAAAAATGGTTCAGTTTTGCTTCTTGATGCATTTGGTGGCGGCTTTACATGGGGATCAGCAATTCTAAAATTTGGTGGAAAAAATTTTAGCGACTTACAATAA
- a CDS encoding peroxiredoxin — protein sequence MLVTKKAPDFTAAAVLGNNQIVNDFNLYKNIGEKGAVVFFYPMDFTFVCPSEIIAFDKRYDEFKSRGIEVIAVSCDNQFSHFAWKETPVNKGGIGKVRFPIVADMTKSIARGFDVLLEDAGVALRGSFLLDKDGTVRHAVINDLPLGRNIDEMIRMVDTMLFTNEHGEVCPAGWNKGDAGMKPSTEGVADYLSHNEGKL from the coding sequence ATGTTAGTAACAAAAAAAGCACCTGATTTTACAGCTGCAGCAGTTTTAGGAAACAATCAAATTGTAAATGATTTTAATCTTTATAAAAATATTGGCGAGAAAGGCGCAGTTGTATTTTTCTATCCAATGGACTTTACTTTTGTTTGCCCAAGCGAAATTATCGCATTTGACAAAAGATATGACGAGTTCAAGTCACGTGGTATCGAAGTTATCGCAGTTTCATGCGACAACCAATTTTCACATTTTGCATGGAAAGAGACTCCAGTAAACAAAGGTGGTATTGGCAAAGTTCGCTTCCCTATCGTAGCTGATATGACAAAATCAATCGCTCGCGGATTTGACGTACTTCTAGAAGATGCTGGTGTAGCACTTCGTGGCTCATTCTTACTAGACAAAGATGGCACTGTTCGCCATGCAGTTATCAACGATCTTCCACTTGGCAGGAATATCGATGAGATGATAAGAATGGTTGATACTATGCTATTTACAAATGAGCACGGCGAAGTTTGCCCAGCTGGCTGGAATAAAGGTGATGCTGGCATGAAACCAAGCACTGAAGGTGTTGCTGACTACCTTTCACATAACGAAGGCAAACTATAA
- a CDS encoding PilZ domain-containing protein → MDFKGRQELVINCEDSILKLRDKFIDDGIKFCRQLTFIVPHDQVKICLENIFDTLLIQKPNATQLQDDLNNLIPKSNARDELINFLLLNLTLNFSHSCDNSTFVGYFVNAVSRIKEILCGAKDQQETNVKDMIETGTFFYEDPINTFTRMKKAKVRPELLNLYDGLNIKYEAEILEVKEDSVVFRVDMMQILAMKQDGKGFILPNSFFSKPLCADIVNYNIVNKGVTLSNFLRNTTMYAYKRKFQRILPNRFTKAIIKGKQDKIEGSLYDVSEGGISVLSPQTTNFQDGEELEASFDISIAPDKVKNVTLKLRLVTELAYKGYIRYCMKLIDDDETIKDFTQKRIKETLDELRSRINLYE, encoded by the coding sequence ATGGATTTTAAAGGCAGGCAAGAGCTTGTAATAAATTGCGAAGATAGCATACTTAAATTAAGAGATAAATTTATCGACGATGGTATCAAATTTTGTAGACAGCTAACATTTATCGTGCCGCACGATCAGGTAAAAATTTGTCTTGAAAACATCTTTGATACACTGCTTATTCAAAAGCCAAATGCTACGCAGCTACAAGATGATTTGAATAATCTAATACCAAAATCAAACGCAAGAGATGAATTAATCAATTTTCTACTTTTAAATTTGACTTTAAATTTTAGTCACTCTTGTGACAACAGTACCTTCGTAGGTTATTTCGTAAATGCCGTTTCAAGAATCAAAGAAATTTTATGTGGTGCCAAAGATCAGCAAGAAACAAATGTAAAAGACATGATCGAAACCGGAACATTTTTTTATGAAGATCCGATCAATACTTTCACTCGCATGAAAAAAGCCAAGGTAAGGCCAGAGCTTTTAAATTTATATGATGGATTAAATATAAAATATGAGGCTGAAATTTTAGAAGTTAAAGAAGATAGTGTCGTTTTTCGCGTGGATATGATGCAAATTTTAGCCATGAAGCAAGACGGCAAAGGTTTTATTTTGCCAAATAGCTTTTTCTCAAAGCCATTATGTGCTGATATTGTTAATTACAATATAGTTAATAAAGGCGTCACTCTTTCAAACTTCTTACGAAATACGACGATGTACGCATATAAAAGAAAATTCCAACGTATCTTGCCAAATCGTTTTACCAAAGCTATTATCAAAGGCAAACAAGACAAGATTGAAGGTAGCCTTTATGATGTTTCTGAAGGCGGTATAAGTGTATTAAGCCCGCAAACTACAAATTTTCAAGATGGAGAAGAGCTAGAAGCGAGCTTTGATATCTCAATCGCGCCAGATAAAGTAAAAAACGTGACTTTAAAGCTAAGACTTGTTACAGAGCTAGCATATAAAGGCTACATAAGATACTGCATGAAGCTTATCGATGATGATGAAACGATAAAAGATTTTACGCAAAAGCGCATAAAAGAGACACTTGATGAGCTTCGCTCACGTATAAATTTATACGAATAA
- a CDS encoding ATP-binding protein codes for MKTIQENLKLFYIGLKDKEPFFYKNKDLTTHAAIIGMTGSGKTGLGITLLEEACIDNIPSIIIDPKGDITNLALTFPQMRPEDFLPYVDEAEAANKGQSVEELAAAQAKLWKNGIESSFQDLERVKILKESASFNIYTPKSSAGIGVALLSDFTCPNITDEEIFSNYINSLAASVLSLIGINSEDMNSKEQLLISTIFDTKFKEQKDISIEELINFIANPPFKKIGVFDVDTFYPSSERLKLAMKINALIASPSFKGWTQGVRLEISKMLFDENGKAKCNIFTISHLNDAERMFFVTLLLNEIIAWMRGTEGTSSLRAILYMDEIFGFFPPNANPPSKTPMLTLLKQARAFGLGCVLSTQNPVDLDYKGLSNIGTWFIGRLQTTQDKARVIDGLSGIAGSSLDKASLENLISNLAKRNFLVKNINEDGLNVISTRWALSYLKGPLSREQILNLMKEQKENLSDTRIDKSEMEFSIKPIISNEITQLYANSKSLTPNLFASAKIRIYDTKKGIDSVYEANYLYELNENDNEPNWSEASEGMHVDASENEPSGASFAAVPNFITSAKNFDALEKDFKEFLYRNFKFNTFEAMGIYSKENESKEEFFIRLQDKCNEILEEQTAKLTAKFEKEQKSLQDKLNKALAKLDKEQKEMTISGLDAAINIGASILGAIFGNKLLSRQNAGKIASSARSANRVLKERSDVKLSEQSVNDINLAISELEEKFAQECDALKEANDVKNITINETQISPKKSDIYDEKVVLLWR; via the coding sequence GTGAAAACAATACAAGAAAATTTAAAACTTTTTTATATCGGACTAAAAGACAAAGAACCATTTTTTTATAAAAATAAGGATCTAACCACCCACGCAGCCATCATCGGTATGACAGGTAGCGGCAAAACAGGCCTTGGTATCACTCTTTTAGAAGAAGCCTGCATAGACAATATCCCTTCTATCATCATCGATCCAAAGGGCGACATCACAAATTTAGCTCTAACCTTTCCGCAGATGAGGCCGGAGGATTTTTTACCATACGTCGATGAAGCAGAAGCGGCCAACAAAGGTCAAAGTGTAGAGGAACTTGCCGCTGCTCAAGCCAAGCTATGGAAAAACGGCATAGAGTCTAGCTTTCAAGATCTTGAGCGAGTAAAAATTTTAAAAGAGAGCGCTAGCTTTAACATCTACACACCAAAAAGCTCAGCTGGCATAGGCGTGGCGCTACTTAGTGATTTTACCTGCCCAAATATCACTGACGAAGAAATTTTTAGCAACTATATAAATTCACTTGCAGCCTCGGTATTATCTCTTATTGGTATAAATTCTGAGGACATGAACTCAAAAGAACAGCTGCTCATCTCAACCATATTTGATACTAAATTTAAAGAGCAAAAAGATATCAGCATCGAAGAGCTTATAAATTTCATCGCAAATCCGCCTTTTAAAAAGATAGGCGTTTTTGACGTCGATACCTTCTATCCAAGCAGTGAGCGCCTAAAGCTTGCCATGAAGATAAACGCACTTATCGCAAGCCCAAGTTTTAAAGGCTGGACGCAAGGCGTTAGGCTAGAAATTTCAAAGATGCTTTTTGACGAAAATGGCAAAGCAAAGTGCAATATCTTTACGATCTCACACCTAAATGACGCCGAGAGGATGTTTTTTGTCACCCTTTTACTAAACGAGATCATCGCGTGGATGCGCGGCACCGAGGGTACAAGCTCACTTAGAGCGATCCTTTATATGGATGAAATTTTTGGATTTTTCCCACCAAATGCAAACCCGCCATCAAAAACGCCTATGCTCACACTTTTAAAGCAGGCTCGTGCATTTGGTCTTGGCTGTGTCTTAAGCACGCAAAACCCAGTCGATCTTGACTACAAAGGTCTTAGCAACATCGGTACTTGGTTCATAGGCCGCCTCCAAACAACCCAGGACAAAGCCCGCGTTATAGACGGACTAAGCGGCATCGCAGGCTCAAGCTTAGACAAAGCTTCACTTGAAAATCTCATATCAAATTTAGCAAAAAGAAATTTTTTAGTGAAAAATATAAACGAAGACGGATTAAACGTCATCTCTACGCGCTGGGCGCTTAGCTATCTAAAAGGCCCGCTTAGCCGCGAACAAATTTTAAATTTAATGAAAGAGCAAAAAGAAAATTTATCTGATACAAGGATCGATAAAAGCGAGATGGAATTTAGCATAAAGCCCATAATCTCAAATGAAATCACGCAACTTTATGCTAACTCAAAAAGCCTCACGCCAAATTTATTTGCAAGCGCAAAGATAAGAATTTATGATACTAAAAAAGGTATCGATAGCGTTTATGAAGCAAACTATCTTTATGAACTAAATGAAAATGACAATGAGCCAAACTGGAGCGAGGCTAGCGAAGGCATGCACGTTGATGCGAGCGAAAATGAGCCAAGCGGCGCAAGCTTTGCTGCTGTGCCAAATTTTATAACGAGCGCTAAAAATTTTGACGCTTTAGAGAAAGATTTTAAAGAGTTTTTATATAGAAATTTCAAATTTAACACCTTTGAAGCGATGGGAATTTACTCAAAAGAAAACGAGTCAAAAGAGGAGTTTTTTATAAGGCTTCAGGATAAGTGCAATGAAATTTTAGAAGAGCAAACCGCAAAGCTCACGGCTAAATTTGAAAAAGAGCAAAAGAGCTTGCAAGATAAGCTAAACAAAGCCCTTGCAAAGCTTGATAAAGAGCAAAAAGAGATGACCATAAGTGGGCTTGATGCTGCCATAAATATAGGCGCTAGCATACTTGGAGCGATATTTGGCAACAAGCTTTTATCTCGTCAAAATGCGGGTAAAATCGCATCGAGTGCAAGAAGTGCAAATAGAGTCTTAAAAGAGCGAAGTGACGTCAAGCTTAGCGAGCAAAGTGTAAATGACATAAATTTAGCCATTAGCGAACTTGAAGAGAAATTTGCACAAGAGTGCGATGCGTTAAAAGAAGCAAATGATGTTAAAAACATCACGATAAACGAAACGCAAATTTCACCAAAGAAAAGCGATATCTATGACGAGAAAGTCGTACTTTTGTGGAGATGA
- the plsY gene encoding glycerol-3-phosphate 1-O-acyltransferase PlsY, whose protein sequence is MQNLILYAISYLLGSIPSGLILAKIFGHVDIKNEGSKSIGATNVLRVLKQKDPKLAKKLAILTIVCDVLKGVLPLVVASHLGASQSVLWTMAVLSVTGHCFSIFLGFQGGKGVATGAGVIAFFLPVEIIIALAVWFVVGKFLKISSLASLCALIALIASSFIIHPELDEIYTHAPILIIAFLVVYKHIPNIVRLISGKEKKVV, encoded by the coding sequence ATGCAAAATTTAATACTTTATGCCATTAGTTATTTACTTGGAAGTATTCCATCTGGTCTCATTCTTGCAAAAATTTTTGGGCATGTTGATATAAAAAACGAAGGTAGCAAGAGCATCGGTGCGACAAATGTTTTAAGAGTTTTAAAACAAAAAGATCCAAAATTAGCCAAAAAACTAGCCATTTTAACGATAGTTTGTGATGTTTTAAAAGGCGTTTTGCCACTTGTTGTCGCTTCACATTTGGGAGCTAGCCAAAGCGTGCTTTGGACTATGGCGGTTTTAAGCGTGACTGGACATTGTTTTTCAATATTCTTAGGATTTCAGGGCGGCAAAGGAGTCGCAACTGGAGCTGGAGTGATCGCATTTTTCTTACCAGTTGAGATCATTATTGCTCTAGCTGTTTGGTTTGTGGTCGGAAAATTTTTAAAAATTAGCTCTCTTGCTTCACTTTGTGCGTTGATAGCTCTGATTGCATCAAGCTTTATAATCCATCCAGAGTTAGATGAAATTTACACACATGCTCCGATACTAATCATCGCATTTTTGGTGGTTTATAAACACATACCAAATATCGTTCGTTTAATATCTGGTAAGGAGAAAAAAGTCGTATGA
- a CDS encoding dihydroneopterin aldolase, which produces MKSEMTTIIKDYKFETIIGMLDFERVAKQEVQMNLEICSTGFIDYVLIIDFVKNFYNERQFQSVEESLEETSKALKEKFGSLTSLKMEILKTEILPNAVVGAKINTIF; this is translated from the coding sequence ATGAAAAGCGAGATGACGACGATCATTAAAGATTATAAATTTGAAACGATCATCGGAATGCTTGATTTTGAGCGAGTCGCTAAGCAAGAGGTGCAAATGAATCTAGAAATTTGCTCAACTGGCTTTATTGATTATGTTTTAATTATTGACTTTGTTAAAAATTTTTATAATGAAAGACAGTTTCAAAGCGTTGAAGAGTCGCTTGAAGAAACTAGCAAAGCGTTAAAAGAGAAATTTGGCTCACTAACTAGCCTTAAAATGGAAATTTTAAAAACTGAAATTTTACCAAACGCAGTTGTTGGAGCAAAAATAAACACTATTTTTTAA
- the hsrA gene encoding homeostatic response regulator transcription factor HsrA: MRILIVEDEVTLNKTIAEGLQEFGYQTDSSENFKDAEYYIGIRNYDLVLTDWMLQDGDGIDLINIIKHKSPRTSVVVLSAKDDKESEIKALRAGADDYIKKPFDFDILVARLEARLRFGGTNIIKIDELIINPDEEKITYLGRDIELKGKPFEVLTHLARHSDQIVSKEQLLDAIWEEPELVTPNVIEVAINQIRQKMDKPLNISTIETVRRRGYRFCFPKKA; encoded by the coding sequence ATGCGTATTTTAATAGTTGAAGATGAAGTGACGCTAAATAAGACGATTGCTGAGGGCTTGCAAGAGTTTGGCTATCAAACTGATAGCTCTGAAAATTTTAAAGATGCTGAGTACTATATAGGTATCAGAAATTACGATCTAGTTTTGACTGATTGGATGCTCCAAGATGGCGATGGCATAGATCTTATAAACATCATCAAACATAAATCTCCACGTACTTCAGTTGTAGTTCTTTCTGCAAAAGATGATAAAGAAAGCGAAATAAAAGCACTTAGAGCTGGTGCTGATGACTATATCAAAAAACCATTTGATTTTGACATTTTAGTAGCTAGACTTGAAGCTAGACTACGCTTTGGTGGCACAAATATTATAAAAATCGATGAACTTATCATCAATCCAGATGAGGAGAAAATCACATATTTGGGTCGCGATATTGAGCTTAAGGGTAAACCTTTTGAAGTCCTAACTCATCTTGCAAGACACTCAGATCAGATCGTATCTAAAGAGCAACTGCTCGATGCTATCTGGGAAGAGCCAGAGCTTGTAACTCCAAACGTCATTGAAGTCGCTATCAACCAAATCCGCCAAAAAATGGACAAACCACTAAATATTTCAACAATTGAAACTGTTAGAAGACGCGGATATAGATTTTGTTTTCCAAAAAAAGCCTAA
- a CDS encoding sensor histidine kinase: MLIVVISVMLYHYIRVTVFQSVVNELNYQAEAYKKNPQNFNPLNSKTFTIENPNKTLATIKADEPQDKETYIVTQKSKDQSKTFLITKLDESSYLSLEKDTTLQAHIVEEIFIDIIIVNVSAILLVLFYALFLSRMLLIPIKILSHKLTNLDEKFLHEIDIKSLPDEFLPLGQSINRLISRIQTFVLYQKELFVGVAHELKTPLAVMKTKNEVTLLKPRESEKYIEALKSNNEAINGMNAMISSVLEIGRQEGAQFEEPVNTDVIGFLKKLAKNYEILAKNDEKNIKLDLKPEILNLKIQTSLLTHIVQNFVQNAIKFSPKNSTITISSKLIKNKFIIEVIDEGIGIDESKDLFAPFKRYGDKGGAGLGLFLAKGAAQALGGEVDIKNRNDRSGAVASLVLNIKG; this comes from the coding sequence ATGCTAATTGTAGTTATTTCGGTAATGCTTTATCACTATATAAGGGTTACCGTTTTTCAAAGTGTAGTTAATGAGCTAAACTATCAAGCCGAAGCTTATAAAAAAAATCCTCAGAATTTCAATCCTTTAAATTCAAAAACATTTACGATAGAAAATCCAAACAAAACCCTAGCAACGATAAAAGCAGACGAGCCACAAGATAAAGAAACATATATCGTAACGCAAAAATCAAAGGATCAAAGTAAAACTTTTTTAATAACAAAACTCGATGAAAGTAGTTATTTAAGCCTAGAAAAAGATACTACTCTTCAAGCTCATATAGTAGAAGAAATTTTTATAGATATTATAATCGTAAATGTATCAGCGATACTTTTGGTGCTTTTTTATGCACTATTTTTATCAAGAATGCTTTTAATACCTATAAAAATTTTAAGTCACAAGCTTACAAATTTAGACGAAAAATTTCTTCATGAGATCGATATAAAAAGTCTACCAGATGAGTTTTTACCACTTGGACAAAGCATAAATAGGCTAATCTCTCGCATCCAAACATTTGTCTTATATCAAAAAGAACTTTTTGTAGGCGTGGCACATGAGCTAAAAACACCGCTGGCTGTAATGAAAACAAAAAATGAAGTTACGCTTTTAAAGCCACGCGAGAGCGAAAAATATATCGAGGCACTAAAATCAAACAATGAAGCTATAAACGGCATGAACGCGATGATAAGTTCTGTGCTTGAGATCGGTCGCCAAGAGGGAGCTCAGTTTGAAGAGCCGGTAAATACCGATGTCATAGGTTTTTTAAAAAAACTTGCGAAAAACTATGAGATACTTGCGAAAAATGATGAAAAAAATATAAAACTAGACCTAAAACCAGAAATTTTAAATCTAAAAATACAAACTAGCTTGCTAACTCACATTGTGCAAAATTTTGTTCAAAATGCCATTAAATTTTCACCAAAAAATAGCACCATTACGATTAGCTCTAAGCTCATAAAAAATAAATTTATTATCGAAGTAATAGATGAAGGAATAGGTATAGATGAGAGCAAAGATTTATTTGCTCCATTTAAAAGATACGGCGACAAAGGTGGTGCTGGGCTTGGGTTGTTTCTAGCTAAAGGTGCGGCACAGGCTCTTGGTGGCGAAGTAGACATTAAAAATAGAAACGATAGAAGCGGTGCAGTCGCAAGCCTAGTTTTAAATATAAAAGGATAG